The Lutibacter sp. Hel_I_33_5 genome has a window encoding:
- a CDS encoding 7TM diverse intracellular signaling domain-containing protein — protein sequence MILLLSSKLMNIKYALSVSLTYQSTEPVSNFESSTHVPSLFIGIFFGSMLVMAIYNLLLYFSLKDKMYLFYVGIVLFNILTILAIHGISGEFFWSNNPELDRTIYITFAGISMFFSSRFAALYLDLKNRHKSLNKFMWGLAILSVLLSISSLLLSDKFVIPFGRWLVLLSFPSYIIVAAYAHKKGFKAAKYYLIAWIPYAIGLIIRTMHGADWLPTNQFVLSSIEIGGALEIVLLSLALAYRIKEIQEENSQMRNQLQNYISQVLSLEEKIDSSAKSDENLPEQKIAKIAQKHSLTERETDILLQIVLGLKNQQIADKLFISINTVKYHTRNIYEKLDVQKRTEITSRILFDN from the coding sequence ATGATTTTACTTTTATCCTCCAAATTAATGAATATCAAATATGCACTCTCTGTAAGCTTAACTTATCAAAGCACAGAACCAGTAAGCAATTTTGAAAGTAGTACACATGTGCCTAGCTTATTTATAGGGATTTTTTTTGGATCTATGTTAGTAATGGCCATTTACAATCTCTTGTTGTACTTTTCACTAAAAGATAAAATGTATCTTTTTTACGTAGGTATAGTACTATTTAATATACTTACAATATTAGCTATACATGGTATTAGTGGTGAATTTTTTTGGTCAAACAACCCTGAATTAGATAGAACTATATACATCACTTTTGCAGGAATAAGCATGTTTTTCTCAAGTAGATTTGCAGCACTTTATCTTGATTTAAAAAACCGTCATAAATCTTTAAATAAGTTTATGTGGGGTTTAGCGATTTTGAGTGTTTTATTATCAATTAGTAGTTTACTTTTAAGTGATAAATTTGTAATTCCTTTTGGTAGATGGTTGGTGTTACTTTCTTTTCCATCATATATAATAGTAGCTGCTTATGCTCATAAAAAAGGGTTTAAAGCCGCAAAGTATTATTTAATTGCATGGATTCCTTATGCAATAGGTTTAATAATTAGAACAATGCATGGTGCAGATTGGTTGCCAACAAATCAATTTGTTTTATCCTCTATAGAAATTGGTGGAGCTCTTGAAATAGTTTTGCTTTCTTTAGCATTAGCCTACAGAATTAAAGAAATACAAGAAGAAAATTCTCAAATGAGAAATCAACTACAAAACTATATTTCTCAAGTTTTAAGTTTAGAAGAAAAAATAGATTCTTCTGCTAAAAGTGATGAAAATTTACCAGAGCAAAAAATAGCAAAAATTGCCCAAAAGCATAGCTTAACTGAAAGAGAAACAGATATTTTACTGCAAATAGTTCTTGGATTAAAAAACCAACAAATTGCAGATAAATTATTTATTTCCATAAACACAGTAAAATATCATACAAGAAATATCTATGAAAAGTTAGATGTACAAAAGCGTACAGAAATTACTTCTAGAATATTATTTGACAATTAG
- a CDS encoding MOSC domain-containing protein, translating to MKIIATNIGEKRDVEWKGKTVSTGIFKFPVEEPIFLDTEDVRGDAICNRENHGGILQAIYGYSLKHYDFFKPYYPDLDWQLGIFGENLTIDDLDETKIHSGDTFKVGDAILEATVQRNPCYKLGIRFNDIKIVKQFWNTTMCGVYFKVLQTGFVKAGDVFEQIKACPENPTIADLYVAKRIAKGI from the coding sequence ATGAAAATTATAGCAACAAACATCGGAGAAAAAAGAGACGTTGAATGGAAAGGAAAAACAGTTTCTACTGGTATTTTTAAATTTCCTGTTGAAGAACCTATTTTTTTAGATACAGAAGATGTTAGAGGTGATGCTATTTGCAATAGAGAAAACCATGGTGGAATTTTACAAGCAATCTATGGATATTCTTTAAAGCATTACGATTTTTTCAAGCCATATTATCCAGATTTAGATTGGCAACTAGGAATTTTTGGTGAGAACTTAACCATTGATGATTTAGATGAGACTAAAATTCATTCTGGAGATACTTTTAAAGTTGGTGATGCTATTTTAGAAGCAACAGTTCAAAGAAATCCGTGTTATAAATTAGGTATTCGTTTTAACGATATAAAAATTGTAAAACAATTCTGGAATACAACAATGTGTGGCGTTTATTTTAAAGTTTTACAGACAGGTTTTGTAAAAGCAGGAGATGTTTTTGAGCAAATAAAAGCCTGTCCAGAAAACCCTACTATTGCAGATTTATATGTTGCTAAAAGAATTGCAAAGGGGATTTAA
- a CDS encoding LamG-like jellyroll fold domain-containing protein yields the protein MKTITQKLFYKLLLITMLIVYTIDTNAQCSTAHTPEITGGGHVDDIFTSYQGNADASPQIHYALTIAQSFTANCDGILSKIGIYKFVLKGSLTRFAIYNGETASGTPVQLTNVNVETAFVQDGALTYIDLSSLNKVLVNGQQYTFLIESVDTGGSGNANIQQIAPGIADSSYPYVGGKIIAPSGWDTRDLAFKVITNPFVLPTVTTTVASSITQVSADFAGNITSNGGSAVTERGVVYSITDTTPEIGETGVTKDNNGTGTGVFTENITGLTKGNTYYHRAYAINSVGTSYGEIKNFRTFNNTPTVATISATSVTTTSASLGGNVENEGDSSVTERGIVYSSTDTNPKIGDNNVTKDDNGTSIGTFSESITGLTANTTYFYRAYAINTQGTSYGEVKNFKLNNALNFDGTNDRITIADNAAFDFSSGFTAEAWINPDVLGTQTYLSQYDSGQEAFAFILLSSGKIEFTVTTDGNSDQFFESSTAIVAGIWSHVALTFDGTTVKAYINGVASGTNSVSGTMFASTAPIEIGARNNAHFFNGTIDEVRIWTRTLTITEILAQKDGVLPSTVNGLAAYYKMNQGIAEGDNTGITTISDSGPNNLDGTLTGFTKTGATSNFVSGVSSTFENGVMAPNTFKTTGNWSIASNWNLGVVPTQIDKVTIGSGKTVTIDVDNLKINDFTLENTAVLNIPKDKEITIQNSFVSNGTLELSSDRNDSGVLLLEGTATGNVTYKRGGLLANKWSIVTPPVSGQTVKTFAENAANNIRVNTIPDPDRYAIGFYDDSQAIGNKWQYYDANVSASTEFIAGNSYSISRATDGEVSFTGTLTASNVFKTLIADQWNAIGNPFTTYYPANKNSSSSFLNDNINALDDNFKSLYLWDNDQNKYVAVSEVDAANRSLPPGQGFFIRMKAGQTEINFKEAKRSAKPASGTTDFARVSNNTPSIELKISDDTNTVKTAIKYFDVATVGLDPGYDIGNFNGASLDIFTHLLVKSTGTDFTIQSLPTKNYENMIIPVGVIAKKGKEVTITAEILNLPNNIELYLEDREQKIFTKLSKENSNYKIVLENNINSIGRFYLHTTSEVLGTDKTTTLVGVKLYQTNNILTIKGLLDEIIGLKIYSVLGKEVLQTSFRGNNNNKVSLPKLTSGVYIIKLETAQGKLDAKIIIE from the coding sequence ATGAAAACAATTACACAAAAATTATTCTATAAACTGCTATTAATAACAATGTTAATTGTGTATACTATAGATACTAATGCACAATGTAGCACAGCACATACTCCAGAAATAACAGGTGGAGGGCATGTTGATGATATATTTACAAGTTACCAAGGTAATGCAGATGCAAGTCCTCAAATTCATTATGCACTTACCATAGCACAAAGCTTTACAGCAAATTGTGATGGGATTTTAAGTAAAATTGGAATTTACAAATTTGTTCTAAAAGGTAGTTTAACTCGGTTTGCAATTTATAATGGAGAAACCGCTTCTGGTACACCTGTACAATTAACAAATGTAAATGTAGAAACCGCTTTTGTTCAAGATGGTGCTTTAACATATATAGATCTATCATCATTAAATAAAGTTCTTGTAAATGGTCAACAATACACATTTCTTATAGAATCTGTTGATACTGGTGGATCTGGAAATGCAAACATTCAGCAAATTGCACCAGGGATTGCTGATTCAAGTTATCCATATGTAGGAGGAAAGATTATTGCACCAAGTGGATGGGATACTAGAGATTTAGCTTTTAAAGTAATTACCAATCCTTTTGTTCTTCCAACCGTAACTACAACAGTTGCAAGTTCAATAACTCAAGTATCTGCAGATTTTGCAGGTAATATAACTTCTAACGGAGGATCAGCAGTTACAGAAAGGGGTGTAGTCTATTCAATAACAGATACAACTCCAGAAATTGGAGAAACAGGAGTAACTAAAGATAATAATGGCACAGGTACTGGTGTTTTTACAGAAAATATTACAGGTTTAACTAAAGGGAATACATATTACCATCGAGCTTACGCAATAAATTCAGTAGGTACATCATATGGAGAAATTAAAAATTTTAGAACATTTAATAATACTCCCACAGTAGCTACAATTTCTGCTACTAGTGTAACTACAACTTCTGCTTCTTTAGGTGGTAATGTTGAGAATGAAGGAGACAGCTCAGTTACAGAACGCGGTATTGTCTATTCTAGTACAGATACCAACCCAAAAATTGGAGATAATAATGTTACCAAAGACGATAATGGAACAAGTATAGGAACATTTTCTGAAAGTATTACAGGGTTAACCGCAAATACTACGTATTTCTATAGAGCCTATGCAATTAATACGCAAGGTACTTCTTATGGAGAAGTAAAAAATTTTAAACTAAACAATGCTTTAAATTTTGATGGAACTAATGATAGAATTACCATTGCAGACAATGCAGCTTTTGATTTTTCTTCTGGTTTTACAGCAGAAGCATGGATAAATCCAGATGTATTAGGTACACAAACTTATCTAAGTCAATATGATAGCGGTCAAGAAGCATTTGCCTTTATACTTTTATCATCAGGTAAAATAGAATTTACAGTGACTACTGATGGTAATTCAGATCAATTTTTTGAATCTTCAACAGCCATCGTAGCTGGAATTTGGTCGCATGTAGCACTTACTTTTGATGGAACTACAGTAAAAGCATATATAAACGGAGTTGCATCTGGAACTAATTCTGTATCAGGAACTATGTTTGCTAGCACTGCGCCAATAGAAATTGGAGCAAGGAATAATGCACATTTTTTTAATGGTACTATAGATGAGGTTAGAATTTGGACACGCACATTAACCATTACAGAAATTTTAGCACAAAAAGATGGTGTTTTACCTTCAACAGTTAATGGTTTAGCTGCTTATTATAAAATGAATCAAGGTATTGCAGAAGGAGATAATACTGGAATTACCACTATATCAGATAGTGGTCCAAATAATTTAGATGGTACTTTAACTGGTTTCACAAAAACTGGTGCAACATCTAATTTTGTTTCTGGTGTTTCTAGTACTTTTGAAAACGGGGTAATGGCGCCAAACACTTTTAAGACCACAGGAAATTGGTCAATTGCAAGTAATTGGAATTTAGGAGTTGTACCAACACAAATAGATAAAGTTACTATTGGTTCTGGAAAAACGGTAACTATAGATGTAGATAATTTAAAAATTAATGATTTTACGTTAGAAAATACAGCAGTATTAAACATTCCTAAAGACAAAGAAATTACCATTCAAAATTCTTTTGTAAGTAACGGAACTTTAGAATTAAGCTCAGATAGAAACGATAGTGGTGTTTTATTATTAGAAGGCACAGCCACGGGCAACGTCACTTATAAACGTGGTGGTTTATTAGCAAATAAATGGAGTATTGTTACACCTCCTGTTAGTGGCCAAACAGTAAAAACCTTTGCAGAAAATGCGGCCAATAATATTAGGGTAAATACAATACCAGATCCAGATAGATATGCTATTGGTTTTTATGATGATTCTCAAGCAATAGGGAACAAATGGCAATATTATGATGCCAATGTTTCTGCAAGTACAGAATTTATAGCTGGTAATAGTTATTCAATATCTAGAGCAACAGATGGAGAAGTTTCTTTTACAGGAACTCTCACTGCAAGTAATGTATTTAAAACTTTAATTGCTGATCAATGGAATGCTATTGGTAATCCTTTTACTACTTATTATCCTGCCAATAAGAATTCAAGTAGTAGTTTTTTAAATGATAATATAAATGCTTTAGATGATAATTTTAAAAGTTTATATCTATGGGATAATGATCAAAATAAATATGTAGCTGTTTCTGAAGTTGATGCTGCAAATAGATCATTACCACCAGGACAAGGTTTCTTTATAAGAATGAAAGCGGGTCAAACAGAAATAAATTTTAAAGAAGCAAAAAGAAGTGCAAAACCAGCAAGTGGAACTACAGATTTTGCAAGAGTTTCTAACAATACGCCAAGTATAGAATTAAAAATTTCTGATGATACAAATACAGTTAAAACAGCTATTAAATATTTTGATGTCGCAACAGTAGGTTTAGATCCAGGCTATGATATTGGAAACTTTAACGGAGCAAGTTTAGATATATTTACTCATTTACTAGTAAAAAGTACGGGTACAGATTTTACAATTCAATCTTTACCAACCAAGAATTACGAAAACATGATTATTCCCGTAGGTGTTATTGCTAAAAAAGGAAAAGAGGTTACAATTACAGCAGAAATATTAAATCTTCCTAATAATATAGAATTGTACTTAGAAGATAGAGAGCAAAAAATATTCACCAAATTAAGTAAAGAAAATTCTAATTATAAAATTGTTTTAGAAAACAATATAAACAGTATTGGTCGATTTTATTTACATACAACAAGTGAAGTTTTAGGAACTGATAAAACTACAACGTTAGTGGGTGTTAAACTATATCAAACCAATAATATACTTACTATTAAAGGTCTCTTAGATGAAATCATAGGTTTAAAAATATATTCTGTTTTAGGAAAAGAGGTTTTACAAACATCCTTTAGAGGAAACAATAATAATAAAGTTTCATTACCAAAGTTAACAAGCGGTGTTTACATAATTAAGTTAGAAACAGCACAAGGAAAGTTGGATGCAAAAATCATTATAGAATAA